The Balaenoptera acutorostrata chromosome 10, mBalAcu1.1, whole genome shotgun sequence genome has a window encoding:
- the UBD gene encoding ubiquitin D yields the protein MAAKLCVNIHSQKWELMTFTVHSEGRVKNINEHVRSKTKVPVHDQVLLLGSKTLKPQRTLSSYGIDKEMTIHLTLKVVKPSDEELPLELVESGNEGQRHHLQVRRSSSVAQVKEMIETKTAIPPKKQVVTCNGKKLEDGKIMADYGIKKGHLLFLTYPCIGG from the coding sequence GTGAACATCCATTCTCAGAAATGGGAATTAATGACCTTCACTGTCCACTCAGAAGGCAGAGTGAAGAACATCAATGAACATGTCCGGTCTAAGACCAAGGTTCCCGTGCATGACCAGGTCCTCCTGCTGGGCTCAAAGACCCTAAAGCCCCAGAGAACGCTGTCATCGTATGGCATCGACAAGGAGATGACCATTCACCTCACCCTGAAGGTGGTGAAGCCCAGTGATGAGGAGCTGCCCTTGGAATTGGTGGAGTCCGGTAATGAGGGGCAGAGGCACCACCTCCAGGTGCGAAGGTCCAGCTCAGTGGCCCAGGTGAAAGAGATGATCGAGACAAAGACTGCCATACCCCCTAAGAAGCAGGTTGTGACTTGCAATGGAAAGAAACTGGAAGATGGGAAGATCATGGCAGATTATGGCATCAAAAAGGGCCATTTACTCTTCCTGACGTACCCTTGCATTGGGGGGTGA
- the LOC103003009 gene encoding putative olfactory receptor 2I1, with amino-acid sequence MKANHSTEERFLLLGFSDWPSLQPVLFALVLLGYLLTLTGSSALVQLAVLDPRLHTPMYYFLCHPALVDEGFTTSVGPPLLADLRGRALWRELGPRLAQLCASLARDSAECVLPAVMALDRAAAVCRPPRLRRSLARASWLGGLTNSAAQTALLAARPLCAPRRVDHFICALPKLPKLTCGGGGQDSAERQMFAARVVILLAPSAVILASWGAVARAVWGMRTGGSRRKAVGTCGSQLTALCLFCGSAIYSYVQPTHSYNQQRGKFISLFYTVITPALNPLIYTLRNKEVKGAARRVLGSLRRGQARQ; translated from the coding sequence GCCAACCACAGCACAGAGGAGCGCTTCCTCCTGCTGGGTTTCTCCGACTGGCCCTCCCTGCAGCCTGTCCTCTTCGCCCTTGTCCTCCTCGGCTACCTCCTGACTCTGACGGGCAGCTCGGCGCTAGTGCAGCTGGCGGTACTCGATCCACGCCTGCACACGCCCATGTACTACTTCCTCTGCCACCCGGCCCTGGTGGACGAGGGCTTCACCACGAGCGTGGGGCCACCGCTGCTGGCCGACCTGCGCGGCCGGGCGCTGTGGCGGGAGCTCGGCCCCCGCCTGGCCCAGCTGTGCGCGTCGCTGGCGCGGGACTCGGCCGAGTGCGTCCTGCCGGCGGTGATGGCTCTGGACCGCGCGGCCGCCGTGTGCCGCCCGCCGCGCCTCCGCCGCTCGCTGGCCCGCGCCTCCTGGCTCGGCGGCCTCACCAACTCTGCGGCGCAAACGGCGCTGCTGGCGGCTCGGCCGCTGTGCGCGCCCCGCCGGGTGGACCACTTCATCTGCGCGCTGCCCAAGCTGCCCAAGCTGacctgcggcggcggcggccaaGACTCCGCCGAGCGCCAGATGTTTGCTGCCCGCGTGGTCATCCTGCTGGCGCCGTCCGCCGTCATCCTGGCCTCCTGGGGCGCCGTGGCCCGCGCTGTATGGGGCATGAGGACCGGAGGGAGCCGCAGGAAAGCGGTGGGCACCTGTGGGTCCCAACTGACAGCCCTCTGCCTGTTCTGTGGCTCAGCCATCTACAGCTACGTGCAACCCACTCACAGCTACAACCAACAGCGGGGCAAGTTCATTTCGCTTTTCTACACTGTAATCACACCCGCCCTCAACCCACTCATCTACACCCTCAGGAATAAGGAAGtgaagggggcagcgaggagggtCCTGGGGAGCCTTCGGAGAGGGCAAGCTAGACAGTGA